Proteins encoded within one genomic window of Triticum aestivum cultivar Chinese Spring chromosome 2D, IWGSC CS RefSeq v2.1, whole genome shotgun sequence:
- the LOC123053856 gene encoding CLIP-associated protein isoform X1, with translation MEAALEAARAKDTKERLAGVERLHEALDAAARRGLSPAEVTSLVDTCVDLTRDANFRVAQGGLQALSAAAVLAGDHFKIHLNALVPAAVERLGDGKQPVREAARQLLVTLMEVSSPTIILERAGNYAWTHKSWRVREEFVLTVATAVGLFASTELLMQRVLLSPVLQLMNDSNQSVREAAISCIEEMYKNMGSQFHEELQRHNLPTYMLKEINSRLNRIEPKVPASDGTATQHKVAASRSVSVNPKRGSPRTKSTPRESTLFGGDTDITEKPVEPVRVHSEKELLREFEKIAATLVPEKDWSVRIAAMQRIEALVYGGAIDYPSFLTLLKQLIPPLSTQLADRRSTIVKQACHLLNVLSKELLGDFEPCAEQFIPMLFKLVVITVLVIAESSDTCIKTILRNCKVARILPRVADTAKNDRSAILRARCCEYALLILEYWADAPEIQRSADLYEDLIKCCVADAMSEVRSTARTCYRMFTKTWPERSRRLFMQFDPAIQRTINDEDGVHKRYASPSLREKVLQPSRTSSHASGTHMPGYGTSAIVAMDKSAAISSDSSLPSNHLRLSQSKTTSRVSDRSLESVLSSSKEKVSAIESLLKGVSISDRQNFSVARSTSLDLGVDAPSSRDPPVPLAAPASNHLSLQNSAFLDSTIPSIKSSSTRNGGSRALDTMTTQLATKERSRSPYLSNLSSESMTGLSLPYVRRSSERLQDGGHMDESNDLRSTRRFPQMHTEKNYVDMPYRDAAAHRDSHNNNVPNFQRPLLRKQVMSRPSASSRDRFDDSQVPSNDVSRYTDTLATLHDALSEGLNPSSDWVARVSAFDFIRNVVQQGQRGTQEIIQNFEKVMKLFFRHLDDPHHKVAQAAFSTLAEIIPACKKPFESYVERILPHVFSRLIDPKELVKKPCSLTLEIVGRLYAIDMLLPALVRSLDEQRSPKAKLAVIEFANRSFSKYTVDSEGYSNSGFLKLWLSKLAPLVNEKNAKLKEASISGIISVYSQFDSTAVLNFILSLSVEEQNLLRRALKQKTPRIEVDLVNYLQSKKERPRPKSYDQADFGTSSEDGYAQTLKKSYPFGRYSSSSLDAEVGKRTTTVQEPTLHNVSMARTTSDMSAGTNQSLEPASGTEVFLNRSRESKNNISSAVEDNRSWTNYPEKTDASLDGETAMSTPRLDFSQLHSPDGHNAVGSTTGKDVQETDMVVNLSSIKTSIHADNGLSIPQLLHQISTDTEISSLEKHEALQQLIKASLGNDSSIWSKYFNQILMTVLDVLGDSDPSTREIALSLIAEMLNNQKDAMEESIEIVLEKLLHVTKDVVAKISNEANRCINVLLAKYDPFRCLAVVVPLLVSDDEKMLVVCINCLTKLVAHLPQEELMDQLPTFLPALFDAFSNQSPDVRKSVVFCLVDIYIMLGKAFVPYLEGLSSTQLRLVTIYANRISQARSGTAIDSANQ, from the exons ATGGAGGCGGCGCTGGAGGCGGCGCGCGCCAAGGACACCAAGGAGCGGCTGGCCGGGGTGGAGCGCCTGCACGAGGCGCTCGACGCGGCGGCCCGCCGCGGCCTCTCCCCGGCCGAGGTCACCTCGCTGGTGGAcacctgcgtggatctgacgcggGACGCCAACTTCCGCGTCGCACAGGGGGGCCTGCAggcgctctccgccgccgccgtgctcgccGGGGACCACTTCAAGATCCACCTCAACGCGCTCGTCCCCGCCGCCGTCGAGCGCCTCGGCGACGGCAAGCAGCCCGTCCGCGAGGCCGCGCGCCAGCTCCTCGTCACGCTCATGGAG GTTTCTTCACCAACAATCATTCTTGAAAGGGCCGGAAATTATGCATGGACTCATAAGAGTTGGAGGGTTCGGGAAGAGTTCGTACTTACAGTGGCAACTGCAGTTGGGCTTTTCGCTTCTACGGAGCTTCTCATGCAAAGAGTTTTACTCTCACCC GTCTTGCAGTTGATGAATGATTCGAACCAAAGTGTCAGAGAAGCTGCTATATCTTGTATTGAG GAAATGTACAAGAACATGGGATCTCAGTTCCACGAAGAGTTGCAGCGCCATAATCTGCCTACATACATG CTAAAAGAAATAAATTCAAGATTGAATAGAATTGAACCGAAGGTTCCCGCATCTGATGGTACTGCAACACAGCATAAAGTTGCAGCATCTAGATCCGTTAGTGTTAACCCCAAAAGAGGCAGCCCACGGACAAAAAGCACACCGAGGGAAAGCACATTATTTGGAG GTGACACTGATATAACTGAAAAACCAGTGGAACCAGTAAGAGTCCACTCAGAGAAAGAATTACTACGGGAGTTTGAGAAGATTGCAGCCACTCTTGTTCCAGAGAAGGACTGGTCAGTTCGTATTGCTGCCATGCAAAGGATTGAAGCACTGGTTTATGGAG GAGCTATTGATTACCCATCGTTTCTGACACTCTTGAAGCAGCTGATTCCTCCATTGTCTACTCAGCTAGCTGATCGACGGTCTACCATTGTAAAACAG GCATGCCATTTACTTAATGTGCTGTCCAAAGAACTCCTTGGTGACTTTGAGCCATGTGCTGAACAATTTATTCCG ATGCTTTTTAAGCTTGTTGTCATAACTGTGCTTGTCATTGCTGAATCTTCAGACACCTGCATAAAAACT ATCCTGCGAAACTGCAAGGTTGCACGAATTCTTCCTCGTGTAGCTGACACAGCCAAGAACGACCGAAGCGCAATTCTCCGTGCTAG GTGCTGCGAATACGCGCTTCTAATATTGGAATATTGGGCTGATGCCCCGGAAATACAACGATCAGCTGATTTATATGAAGATCTAATAAAGTGCTGTGTAGCAGATGCTATGAGTGAG GTCCGTTCAACTGCAAGAACTTGCTACAGAATGTTCACGAAGACATGGCCTGAGCGCTCTCGCCGTCTTTTTATGCAATTTGATCCTGCTATACAGAGG ACAATAAATGATGAGGATGGTGTGCACAAACGTTATGCTTCTCCCTCACTTCGTGAGAAGGTTCTGCAGCCTTCTCGCACTTCATCTCATGCAAGTGGCACTCATATGCCTGGATATGGCACTTCAGCTATTGTTGCAATGGACAAGAGTGCAGCTATTTCTTCAGATTCATCTCTGCCATCAAACCATCTTCGTTTATCACAGTCAAAGACGACCAGCAGAGTTTCTGATAGAAGCCTAGAAAGTGTGCTCAGTTCAAGCAAAGAAAAGGTTTCTGCTATTGAAAGTTTGCTGAAAGGTGTTAGCATATCAGATAGGCAAAATTTCTCAGTTGCACGCTCAACAAGCTTGGACCTTG GGGTTGATGCTCCATCATCTCGCGATCCTCCTGTTCCTCTTGCAGCACCAGCTTCAAATCATCTATCTCTGCAGAACTCAGCATTCTTGGATTCAACCATTCCTAGCATCAAAAGTTCTAGTACACGAAATGGAGGTTCCCGCGCATTGGATACAATGACAACACAGTTGGCCACCAAAGAGCGATCGAGGTCACCATATTTGAGTAATCTATCATCCGAGTCCATGACAGGCTTATCACTGCCTTATGTAAGAAGATCTTCAGAGAGGCTTCAAGACGGAGGCCACATGGATGAGAGTAATGATCTGCGGTCAACCAGGCGGTTTCCTCAAATGCACAcagaaaaaaactatgttgatATGCCTTATAGGGATGCTGCTGCTCACAGAGATTCACATAATAACAATGTCCCGAATTTCCAGAGACCTCTTCTAAGAAAGCAAGTAATGTCAAGGCCTTCTGCAAGTAGCCGGGACAGGTTTGATGATAGTCAAGTACCTTCTAATGATGTATCTAGATATACAGATACTCTGGCTACTCTACACGATGCACTTTCTGAGGGTCTCAATCCTAGTTCTGACTGGGTAGCAAGAGTCTCTGCTTTTGATTTTATTCGGAATGTAGTGCAACAAGGTCAGAGAGGTACTCAAGAAATTATTCAGAATTTTGAAAAGGTCATGAAGCTATTTTTCCGCCATCTGGATGATCCTCATCATAAGGTTGCACAAGCCGCTTTCTCTACGCTTGCAGAGATTATTCCTGCTTGCAAGAAGCCATTTGAGAGTTATGTCGAAAGAATTTTGCCACATGTCTTTTCCCGCCTTATTGATCCAAAAGAGTTGGTAAAAAAACCATGTTCTTTGACTTTGGAGATTGTTGGTCGATTATATGCTATCGATATGTTGCTACCTGCCCTAGTACGCTCACTAGATGAACAGAGGTCGCCAAAGGCAAAGCTGGCTGTTATTGAATTTGCAAACAGATCGTTCAGTAAGTACACGGTAGATTCTGAAGGTTATAGTAACAGCGGCTTCCTTAAGCTATGGCTTTCAAAATTGGCACCTTTAGTGAATGAAAAGAATGCAAAACTGAAGGAGGCATCTATTTCTGGTATCATATCTGTGTATTCTCAGTTTGACTCTACGGCAGTGTTAAATTTTATTTTAAGTTTATCAGTTGAAGAGCAAAACCTATTGAGGCGTGCCCTGAAGCAAAAAACACCTCGTATTGAGGTTGATCTGGTGAACTACTTGCAGAGCAAGAAAGAACGGCCACGCCCTAAATCTTATGACCAGGCAGATTTTGGAACTTCTTCCGAAGATGGTTATGCACAGACATTGAAGAAGAGCTATCCTTTTGGGCGGTATTCTTCTAGTTCccttgacgctgaagtgggaaagAGGACCACTACAGTGCAAGAACCAACATTACATAATGTCTCTATGGCCCGAACAACTTCAGATATGAGTGCCGGTACTAATCAAAGCCTGGAACCGGCCTCAGGAACTGAAGTATTTTTAAATAGAAGTAGAGAATCAAAGAATAATATTAGCTCAGCTGTGGAAGATAATCGTTCTTGGACAAACTACCCTGAAAAAACCGATGCCTCCTTAGATGGTGAAACCGCTATGAGCACTCCGCGCTTGGATTTCAGCCAACTGCACAGCCCTGATGGGCATAATGCTGTTGGTTCAACTACAGGAAAAGATGTTCAAGAGACAGATATGGTTGTAAACCTTAGTTCTATAAAGACCAGCATCCATGCTGACAACGGCTTGAGCATACCACAACTTCTTCATCAG ATAAGCACCGATACAGAAATATCAAGTTTGGAAAAGCACGAAGCATTACAACAGTTGATTAAGGCTTCGCTTGGTAATGACAGCTCCATTTGGTCAAAG TATTTCAATCAAATATTAATGACCGTACTTGACGTGCTGGGTGACTCCGATCCATCTACTAGGGAGATTGCTTTGTCTTTAATTGCTGAGATGCTCAACAATCAG AAAGACGCTATGGAAGAATCTATTGAGATTGTTCTTGAAAAACTTCTGCATGTGACGAAAGATGTGGTGGCAAAG ATTTCAAATGAAGCGAACAGATGCATAAATGTTTTGTTGGCAAAATACGATCCTTTCAGATGTCTTGCT GTTGTAGTACCTCTTTTGGTCAGTGATGATGAAAAGATGCTCGTTGTGTGTATCAACTGTTTGACAAAG CTTGTCGCGCACCTTCCCCAAGAGGAATTGATGGATCAGCTGCCTACATTTTTGCCAGCACTGTTTGATGCTTTTAGTAACCAAAGTCCAGATGTTCGAAAG AGTGTTGTATTCTGCTTGGTGGACATCTACATCATGCTGGGGAAAGCGTTTGTGCCGTACCTGGAAGGGCTGAGCAGCACACAGCTGCGCTTGGTGACCATCTACGCGAACCGGATTTCGCAGGCAAGGTCCGGCACGGCGATTGACAGCGCTAACCAATGA
- the LOC123053856 gene encoding CLIP-associated protein isoform X2 codes for MEAALEAARAKDTKERLAGVERLHEALDAAARRGLSPAEVTSLVDTCVDLTRDANFRVAQGGLQALSAAAVLAGDHFKIHLNALVPAAVERLGDGKQPVREAARQLLVTLMEVSSPTIILERAGNYAWTHKSWRVREEFVLTVATAVGLFASTELLMQRVLLSPVLQLMNDSNQSVREAAISCIEEMYKNMGSQFHEELQRHNLPTYMLKEINSRLNRIEPKVPASDGTATQHKVAASRSVSVNPKRGSPRTKSTPRESTLFGGDTDITEKPVEPVRVHSEKELLREFEKIAATLVPEKDWSVRIAAMQRIEALVYGGAIDYPSFLTLLKQLIPPLSTQLADRRSTIVKQACHLLNVLSKELLGDFEPCAEQFIPMLFKLVVITVLVIAESSDTCIKTILRNCKVARILPRVADTAKNDRSAILRARCCEYALLILEYWADAPEIQRSADLYEDLIKCCVADAMSEVRSTARTCYRMFTKTWPERSRRLFMQFDPAIQRTINDEDGVHKRYASPSLREKVLQPSRTSSHASGTHMPGYGTSAIVAMDKSAAISSDSSLPSNHLRLSQSKTTSRVSDRSLESVLSSSKEKVSAIESLLKGVSISDRQNFSVARSTSLDLVQGLMLHHLAILLFLLQHQLQIIYLCRTQHSWIQPFLASKVLVHEMEVPAHWIQ; via the exons ATGGAGGCGGCGCTGGAGGCGGCGCGCGCCAAGGACACCAAGGAGCGGCTGGCCGGGGTGGAGCGCCTGCACGAGGCGCTCGACGCGGCGGCCCGCCGCGGCCTCTCCCCGGCCGAGGTCACCTCGCTGGTGGAcacctgcgtggatctgacgcggGACGCCAACTTCCGCGTCGCACAGGGGGGCCTGCAggcgctctccgccgccgccgtgctcgccGGGGACCACTTCAAGATCCACCTCAACGCGCTCGTCCCCGCCGCCGTCGAGCGCCTCGGCGACGGCAAGCAGCCCGTCCGCGAGGCCGCGCGCCAGCTCCTCGTCACGCTCATGGAG GTTTCTTCACCAACAATCATTCTTGAAAGGGCCGGAAATTATGCATGGACTCATAAGAGTTGGAGGGTTCGGGAAGAGTTCGTACTTACAGTGGCAACTGCAGTTGGGCTTTTCGCTTCTACGGAGCTTCTCATGCAAAGAGTTTTACTCTCACCC GTCTTGCAGTTGATGAATGATTCGAACCAAAGTGTCAGAGAAGCTGCTATATCTTGTATTGAG GAAATGTACAAGAACATGGGATCTCAGTTCCACGAAGAGTTGCAGCGCCATAATCTGCCTACATACATG CTAAAAGAAATAAATTCAAGATTGAATAGAATTGAACCGAAGGTTCCCGCATCTGATGGTACTGCAACACAGCATAAAGTTGCAGCATCTAGATCCGTTAGTGTTAACCCCAAAAGAGGCAGCCCACGGACAAAAAGCACACCGAGGGAAAGCACATTATTTGGAG GTGACACTGATATAACTGAAAAACCAGTGGAACCAGTAAGAGTCCACTCAGAGAAAGAATTACTACGGGAGTTTGAGAAGATTGCAGCCACTCTTGTTCCAGAGAAGGACTGGTCAGTTCGTATTGCTGCCATGCAAAGGATTGAAGCACTGGTTTATGGAG GAGCTATTGATTACCCATCGTTTCTGACACTCTTGAAGCAGCTGATTCCTCCATTGTCTACTCAGCTAGCTGATCGACGGTCTACCATTGTAAAACAG GCATGCCATTTACTTAATGTGCTGTCCAAAGAACTCCTTGGTGACTTTGAGCCATGTGCTGAACAATTTATTCCG ATGCTTTTTAAGCTTGTTGTCATAACTGTGCTTGTCATTGCTGAATCTTCAGACACCTGCATAAAAACT ATCCTGCGAAACTGCAAGGTTGCACGAATTCTTCCTCGTGTAGCTGACACAGCCAAGAACGACCGAAGCGCAATTCTCCGTGCTAG GTGCTGCGAATACGCGCTTCTAATATTGGAATATTGGGCTGATGCCCCGGAAATACAACGATCAGCTGATTTATATGAAGATCTAATAAAGTGCTGTGTAGCAGATGCTATGAGTGAG GTCCGTTCAACTGCAAGAACTTGCTACAGAATGTTCACGAAGACATGGCCTGAGCGCTCTCGCCGTCTTTTTATGCAATTTGATCCTGCTATACAGAGG ACAATAAATGATGAGGATGGTGTGCACAAACGTTATGCTTCTCCCTCACTTCGTGAGAAGGTTCTGCAGCCTTCTCGCACTTCATCTCATGCAAGTGGCACTCATATGCCTGGATATGGCACTTCAGCTATTGTTGCAATGGACAAGAGTGCAGCTATTTCTTCAGATTCATCTCTGCCATCAAACCATCTTCGTTTATCACAGTCAAAGACGACCAGCAGAGTTTCTGATAGAAGCCTAGAAAGTGTGCTCAGTTCAAGCAAAGAAAAGGTTTCTGCTATTGAAAGTTTGCTGAAAGGTGTTAGCATATCAGATAGGCAAAATTTCTCAGTTGCACGCTCAACAAGCTTGGACCTTG TGCAGGGGTTGATGCTCCATCATCTCGCGATCCTCCTGTTCCTCTTGCAGCACCAGCTTCAAATCATCTATCTCTGCAGAACTCAGCATTCTTGGATTCAACCATTCCTAGCATCAAAAGTTCTAGTACACGAAATGGAGGTTCCCGCGCATTGGATACAATGA